AAACCGTAGAAAGATGCATGAATGCATCTCATAGCTAAAATTATTGCAAAGGTACggtccattattattattattattattattattatgctttGGACACCTTCTAATCATGAACTAACTAAGATGTTGCAACTTTCGTAGCTTGTATTTATTTGGAAAATAACAACACCAATACATTTGTGGTTGACAATGCCAACTCGTTATTGTATTCTTTCCAAGACAGCTCATCGTCGTTACTTTCTCCACCCTTTAGAGTTTACACTATTTAACAGAAAAGGCTGtgacataaaataattaaaagagacaatttaagaaaaaaaaagtatagtaaatatttttttcaacttgTAAGGAATATCTtatataagaataaaaaaaaaataaaatacatatttttcatgaaaatttgttTCATGTGAGAAATTGCAaacaatattattttaaattcgttTGTCTACTAATCCAATAGTCTATCTGCTAGATGTGAGCTTGTGGGCCTAGGGTTGTTCACTAGAGTGTTGGTGTTGAGGTGGTGAGGGAGATGTTTGTAGGGATACAATTTGGATATGGAGGCACGATGAGGATGGTGATGGTGGTGAAGGGTAGGGCTGAGATAGGGGCTTAGTCGACTGGGGATGGGTCGTGGTGAAGAATAAGGGTTACTATTTAAATTCTTCTGTTTTCAtgctctttttttaaaaaaaaaaaatattttttttatttaaagatgATCTATTACAACAAGTTATCAAGTCAAGTCACCAagcccaggatatgttataggTAAATACAaactagaaattttttttattattaaacgaaacaataaaaaaataacataactatttcaaaaaattattttcaccaaataaaaaattgttttaaatGTCATTGTTTTGCGCACAAGAGAAGATAAGTCATGGAGTGCGGATCGTAATAGATGTCCAAAGGTTCATTCTCCCCAATCAATTCTTCATGTAGTCTCAGTTCAGTCATGTTCATCATATACTAACAACTACAACAATAATGCTTAAGTCTTAAATCGCAAAAGATTATAatattaggccgtgacaattcatcATATAATTACCCTATGGCCTACTCGTGTGGACACACTAACACGGCACCATGGGCTTAGGCCCACAAACCCATGGGCAATAAACGTTGACTTACATaggtcaatttttttttcaaaatcataTGGTATTAGGAGGATTACCCACCAAACATTATACGTAAGTACACAACccaatattttaattatgtggAATCTTCCTCACATTGTGAAGTATTTTCAGGCTATAATAGACTACTTGAACTAATATATCAGTTCTAATGATCATTCACGTGGAATCAGACATATATTAACAGCTGAAGTAACAAAACTgagttgaaaaaaattaaaacggGACACTGAAAGAAAGTTTGGGAAGCAGAAAGCCTGGAAAGCATTGAGCCTTAACCACATGATTCTGTTAAATTTTTACCAATGAAGTTCATATACAACTAAGTGTTTCAACAGTCAATGTTAATTGTTGTAACTAAaactaaataatattaatataataaactaataaagcCTTAAGTCACAATCACCAAAACCAATTAGATGGGTCTACTATGAATTTTGTTGAAAACTACTCCTTGCCAAGGAGTAGAAACTAGCCCAGAATAACTCTGCTCTTTTCCCCACCAACCTAGTATCACCTTTTTTAACAGAAAGTGGACCATACTTTCTGGCAAACATACATCACACATCATTGCAAGAACTAAGCAACAAAAGCTCTAATGACTATGCTCTTAGCGTACACAACCTTGCCCTTCTACTAAACAATGTGGTCTTCCAAATGATGCTTGAATCACCATCACACAAATGATAAGCGCATATGACTCAATGAGTCATTTTTTACTATAGGGTCAAATCTGACAGGAACCTAAGTAAATAGGCATGATTTTAGTTCTTACTCTGTTGAATGACTGATTGGGTTCTATGGAACTGTATTTGTATCCCTTTTATCCAGCACCATCCATGTGTTCTTTTCAATTCGACTTCTAAGATTGTTGTCACGCGTTAAGAATCCAACAGCGAAAAGTCGATGACAAGAAACAAAAGTCCTGGATTGGCAAATTAAGACGTAAAGGCAAAGAGGCTAAATTCTCATCCAATAAGATGATGAAATATGCTTAAtgaagattaaaagaaaataaatgaaattagaAGCATCCAACAATTGCATATATACCAGCCTAATCGTGTTTTTCCATACTCCTTGAAAATCCATTCTACCATCCGAACTGTCAACTTCTTGCAGCATGCATTCCAtgtaattgcaaaaaaaaaaaataaaataaaataaaataaaaataaaaataaaaaatttaaagaaaagaaTGATCGAGCTCTGAATAAGCTTTCTGACTTAATACTTTGTACAGATAGTGTAAGTTTCGATGGAGTACATAGTATGATTCACTTCCTCTAACCCTTTGAATTTACTACACTTTATCCTTATTTTAACTTGTgtaatataacaaatttaaaaagactgaggaataataacttaaaataacAACTCGCTATCAAGCACAGATCTTAATTTGAgtaatataacaaatttaatactTTGTCTAAGTCgatttagacaaaaaaaaattatcacggCCTTACTTTACTGAAACGAGACTTCATAAGGACAATGGATTATTAGAAGCCTGCAGTGGTTGATCTATTATTGTCTAAGCTATCACATGTCAACACTTCTTAGAGTAGCTTCCAGCCAAAGGCACCCTTCAACAACCCTGCATGAAAAAAAGTTGGATGTTTTTAATGCAAATCTGATGTGCAAACCAAGTACAACTAACTAGAAAGCATCCAGCAAAAGGATTCCAAATAGAAGAATGGACAACAAGCAATtacaaaaagataaattagGTAGGTGCGAACAGAAAGATATATCACCAAAAATCATTACCATTTTCTCAAACGATACTACATGATCGCTTACTTGCCTTCTATTTCCTTCCTGTTTAAAAGAAATAGAAGATGCATTTCACCAGGACACTTTACCTATCATGACATGTAAACATCGAGAGCGTAGTAGTTGTCCATCCATTCGAGTTCAATAATGCAAAAATGCAATTTCGGTGACGAATGCAATAATGTCATCGTACCACCAAATATCAGCCGAGGCCATGATATATCGTTTGTTTTAAAACTTTCTGAAGCAGTACGGCAGATGAAAAGCTTTACAACTCAGTTGATTCAATGCAGCCTTGCTTTTGCACTCTGATGGGAACTATCAGATGCTTACTCgcatcaaaaaatattaaataactcGTTTTAACACACAACCAACGAAAATCGTATCATTAGAGCGCAAAAGCTTATAAGGTCTTGAATATTCGCCTGCAGGACAGAGGTTATAGAAAAGATCCAATCTCACCCTCAAAAAACAAAAGCTAGCAGGAAACCTGTAAGCTAGAGGCATACAGTAGTGGAATAGCATGGTCAAggtttaaataaacattaaactgTGATTTAACTAGAGATATGCCATCCTccttgttttgcacgcaacaacCTCACTGAGCATGAATCAAATCTATTGTTACCATTCATGCATCAAAGGTATCaaacttcaaaaacaaaaaaaagcatCAAGAAAAACCTCAACAATGAACATCACCAAAGTAGTGCACCCTTCTTTAGAAATCAGAAGGCACTAGCTTCATGTAGACTACTTGATACTTCATCAAAATCTTGGATAAACAAATAGTAAATCAATACGTAAGAAGTAAGAGAAAACCTGAGTACCTGAGGCTGACAACCTTTTACATCTGTCTTTATGATAAATGCAGGCTCCTCCACACAGCACAACTGCCTCAAAACTTAGTATGATGACGGTTGCAGAAAATTTTGCAGATGAGAAAATTCCAATGTGGAAAAAAAGTGCCTGCATAAAAACAGAGGTAGAGTTACCAACAGGACACATAAATTCCACCTCTATATGAAAAGAGTAGAGTAAGATTATGGCAAAAAATCATGACCAGCAAATCTTTCCCCATAGCAGACTAATAATACACAACATATCACATACACATTAGTGATGGAGTGAGAAAGAGAGAGAGGGAGAGGGAGAAAGAGAGGAGTAGTGACTTACAAAATGAGCAGAACACACATAAGCAACAACATTTTGAGCATAGAATTCAATTATAATTACAGCTTGAACTCATTGTTCTTTCTACGTGCTGGAAAGCAATTTTAACTGTTTATGGGAATGCTTACAAAGACAGGGCTCAGGGGATGCATCTGCTGCATCCTAAGTTCCAAAAGGCCATCAAATTAAAAGGGTATTTAACCAATTCAGCTAAAAACTATGTCATGATCATTGACAGACATAAAGAAATGGCGTAGCTGAAGACAGAATAACGTTGACATTCAGCTGCTATCAAAATCTTAGAGCTTCTGTAATGAAATCCAAAGAGAAAACCATAGGAGTAGAACAAATCAAAGATGGGTATAGGTAAATTTACCATAAAATAGAGGTGAAGAACACTTCCAGCACTCTATGAATGTTCGCGGACAACTATCTTTCAGACAGACTACAGGAGGAGGATTTAAAAATGAAGGATAACCACAGAAATTTTAGCATGAAACAAAAAAATGCGCTATAATGTGAAAGGGAAAAAATGTTGGCAGACAAGACCTGTTGGTAGATCGTTCAACCTTGCTGTGAAGGCCTTCAAAGATCAGCAGAAGAACATGCAATGCAGATCCAGCCAAAGAGGATAGCAAGATATTGCTCCAGAGAAATCTGATCAAAAAATAAGGGGGAAGCCTTTTATTCCCTTGTTGAATGCATTGGTGATGATCAAGAGGAGAGGGAGTTGAAAGCGATATTACATAGCCAAATCAGAAAGCCATGAAATAAAAACTACAGGATAGTAATCAAATTAACTACTCCGTATACAAGTACCAAAGTTTAGGATAAAGCAATGCATATGAAAAAAGTACACAAGTACCACAAAGTAGAAACTAAACATCTTACCCCGGATACCTCTTCCTCTTGAGCAATTTAACAGTTTATATATCAAGCAGATCTTCTAATTCACAACCTTCAAGTTGGTATGTATACATTAAAGCAACAATTATTAGGCTTAGCTAGAATGCAAGGGAGTTCGAATGAATACAGAATATCTTGGAAAAGCAAAGATGTATGCTATTAGCAGCAAAACAGGAACTAAGGCATCCATATGGAATTCTATGAAACATAGACATCACTGAGAAGCTCTAGAAAACTGCAAGGGATAAAAGTGGAATTGTGTTGATATGATAACTTGAATGACATGTATAGAAAGCAAATGTGGTATTattaacaaatgaaaaaaacacCACTTTACATTTTCAGAAATCAAAGGTTGGATCTGCTCTATGCTTCAACTCTTCCAGCAGATATCCGCAAATTCACTACAATTTTCCATCCAAGATTGAGAATGTAAAATTATACTACAATGATTCACAATCACATTTCGAACATATAACAACTACAATATACAAGGCAGGGCTTCAATCTACGGATGGCAAGCATCGAGGAACCAATCATTAGCCCTTTGAAGTTCAAACCATGGCTAAAGCATTATTGTGAGAAAGGTTCCCATCTTGAAACAACATGAGACAATGCACAGCTCTAGAGAAAATATCTCTCATATCAGCATTTTGGGCCATTCCAGAACGAACTGCACTCTCGAGTGTTCTCAAAGCCCTAGCATCCGCAAGCTCCTTGCTATTGCCAACATGCGTGGACAGGTAACAAAGCAAAACAAGCCCATGTTTCCTAGCAGGATCACTAGCACTTAACAATTTCATCAAAGGAGGGACACCATTAAACTCAATTATTGTCTTCGAGTGCGCAACACAATTATGGTTATCAGGGCAAGCAAACTTAGCCAAGGCAACTGCAGCTTCAGTGGCAACACTAATATCCTTATTCCCAAGTTGACTGACAATTGAACTAACAATCCCTGTTTCCTTAGCAGCGAAAATCCTTGCTAAACACCCAATTGCTCTAATTGCCGGAATTTGAAAATCCTTGTTACTCTCTTCCTTAATCACTCTTAAAAGCTGATCTAAAACCGCCTTAGCAGGCGGGGAACTTGGTTTCCAAGCTACTTTCCTAAGGTCGGCATTTGCCTCAGCAACTTTAGCAACCTCCATAATCGTCATCAAACAATTATATTGCAATTCCCCTCTTTCAGTTTCGATAATTTTCGACAAACAAAACAATCCTTTCGGCTCAGCAACCTTCTGACTATTCGTCACACTCCCTTCACACAATCTCCATAAAGCTAATGCGCATTTAGTTTTAAGCTTAAGCTTAACGTCAGGGGACTCGTTCACTCTATCTTTCCTACTATAATTCAAAGATGAACTTGAATGCACCTTATGATAACTATTACCAGCATGATTACTATAATTTACATGATTCTTAGCAGCTAATTCCTTCTGAACAATAGAATGAATACTAGTCTTACCTCCACTGCCATGAAATCGTTTGTATTCTTCCATATCCACGTCCACAATCAAGCACGAAATCAAAGGTTTGAGCACATTATCTTTCCCAAACTCCTCCCTTGCAAGCGAATCTATCTCTGCCACTTTCGCTACCAATTCCGCCACCACAACCTGAACACTCATACACGCTTCACTAAGCACCTGCACCATAATCGGCACTCCACCTTCTAGAGAAACGATTCTTGTCCATTCTTTTTCATCCACAAGCCATAACAATGCAGTTGCGGCTGCAATTTGACCTTCAATTGAACCTCCACCATCCTTCAAAAGCTTCAACAATGGAGGAACCGCACCTTCTTCAACAATCACCTTCCTAAACCTCTTATCACTCGCTAACGAACATAGACTATTCGCCGAATCAATTCGATCTTTCAACTGACGGTTCGTTTGTAACGATGCAATTGATGACCATACCCAAGCGAAAATCGGATCATTATTTACAATCGGGGGAAGAGCATAATTAGCACCGCCTTCGTCATCATTATATATCGATAAAAGCCAACGGAAATCGGCAATAGAAGACTGTAAAAGATTCGAAACCTTCTTGAAATCAGCAGCAGAAGAAGTGATGGTGAGAAAAACGTGGCGAAGAAGACCAGAATGCTTGCACTTTCGAACTAGGGTTAGAGCTCGTTCTAGATTCTTCGTTACATCAGCAGTGATTCTTCGAATCGGACGATCATAAATTAAAGATGAATTTGAAGTTAATCGAACCGCTGCACGAAGTTTCTGTGAAAGTTCTTCTACTTGTCGAGCGATTTCCGCGCACTCGGTGCGAGATGACTCCGCTTCACCGACCGATTTGATAATTCGATCGGTGAGTAGAATTGGAAGAGCGAGTTCTTCATGGAGGggtttttctctctctaaattaATGGTAGGTGCAGTAGGAGTAGAAGCCGCCATTTGTGTGGGAGATTTTGGGTATAATGGTCTCTGGCAGGAAGAAGTATTTTAGAAGGGAATGTTTTAGTGTTTGTGtgtttaatgtatttaatatacTATACGAATATTTTATGATATATcatttcttcgaaattcaccatataccacgcAAAATGTTTTAACATCATaaaccattgagttttcgtccgttaacaaagaatattattaatgacaactgccgtcagtgtgtcgtttgtggtaaattattaattcactatatgccattaatttttttttgcgtcaaataccattttttttaaatatagccGTTGGAATTTtgataaacaaaagaagtgtcatacaaatcaagtagttaacattttgttcaaaaacaacttgacaTTAAACACTATTCACCAAAAAATAACACTAAACTATTAGTTCAAAAAATGTcggtttgtggtaaattattagTTCCTTGTATAATGGTTTCGAACAGCTGCTTTGATTCCAATCTTAGTCAGCTGGTTTATCATCTGTTCTCATGCTTAGCTCATGGATACCgtctttttgttgttgttttaggGAGACATGCAGGACTTATCTTCTGCATCTAGTACTTCTGGTAATGTGCGTACCATGAATTCCTCTACCATTTTCTCCGTGTCAACTGCTTCTTACAGCAGAACTGTTGACTTAGTAGATAATGTATCGGTTCAAAGTAATATTGGGTCAGATAATGTACACTTGCATGATGAGAATAGGCTTCTTCCTCACCCTTCACAAGACACAACATACCCACCTTCTGGATTTCAAGGTTATGCTATTCCCCCAGGAACTAGTGCCGCCCAAAAGTTTATTCCAGTGCATCAGTCGTTCATTCCTAACACAGGGCTGGTACCGATACCTCCATTATATGCATCAACGGCCGTCTACATGAGTTCAGGAAATCATTTTTACCCAAGCGTTCCGCAGCCTGGCTTCTCTAGTCCACGATTAGCTTTGGGTGGGTACGGCGTGAATTCCATGTTTCATCCTCCGTTCCAACTGAATGGACATGCATCACGAGAAGACGCTGATGCAGCTTCTTTGACAACTGATAAAGAACTTAATCTTTCCGCAATGGAAAAGCCGAGCTTTTCCACTCCCGAAAGTAGCACCCACATTGTGTTCCCTACTATGGCTATCCTCCTAGTTTAGGGTTGTCACGATTTCCAGCTCCTTCTACTGCGTTACCAGGATCGTCCTTTGCTAAAAATATTCATCAAGGGCTAGGAAATGACGCCAGTGCTTCACTGAATTCACCGAAAACTGCGTCTACATTTTCAGGATGGAAAGGACAAAGAGGATCCGAGAGTTCTGATAATCCTAAAATGCAGAGCTTTCTCGAATTACTTAAATTCTGCAGTTCGAGGACCCTCGGATTCTCAGATATTTCTGGCCAGATTGTTGGGGAAGTCAACcctaacaatggcgccagttgaatgtGTCTACATTAATGGTGTTCTatgctaacggacgaaaactcaatggtatatggtgaattaaaacattttgtgtagtatatggtgaatttcgaagaaactcgaTGGtaaatcatgaaatatccgtataCTTTAATATAATTAGAAAATACTACTCCTATCCTGTGCTCTACACTTCTACTTATGATGAATGAATATTTTACTCATTGCTTAGGAGCATTTTGAAATGGTAAATAAGCTtatgtttgttttttgaaaattttacatGGTAGTATTCAATTCTTATCAAACGTCAGTGGTAGCATTTTTTGTAAGTTTGTTCTACATaatagcatccagtttatgcactatctaactgctgtagcattttccgtttaaaatcttgtcaatttccgtttaattcatcattttgtaagatttttccacatggtagcattcagttcGTACTCTCAAATGTGAAGACTTGTAAAGATGGATTGACACCTAAGCAAAACAAAGGTAAGAGTCTGACAAAAGATAAAAGGAAGACTTCTAAGCCATCATCTTCAAAAGCATCTAAAATGtagtcttgatttttttttatatatatatatattagtgtttgCAATGCACCTTTGAACTTTAATGATAGTAGTTAAGTACATATATATTAGTgcttgaaatgcaccttttgaactttataatcctAGTTAAATACATATATAGTAGTGCTTGGAAATTGGAATGCACATTTTAAACTTATGAAATGCACATTTTGAATTATGTATTAGAGCTTGATATGCACCTCttaaactttataatgccaacaatttgaatgaaaataaaattattacaacatttgaAAGCactgatgaattaaacggtaaattaaacattaaaatgatgaattaaacatttgagagcataaattggatgctaccttGTAGAAAAATCTTGCAAAATGGTGAATcaaacggaaattgacaagaatttaacagaaTATGCTACGGCAGCTAAATAGTGcataaactgaatgctaccatgtggaaaaatcttacaaatatGTTACCACTGATGTTTCATGAAagttggatgctaccatgtgaaattttcccTTATTTTTGTTACtcctatattattattattattattattattattattattattattattattattattattattattattattattaaaaattacttaaattaatgtaatatttaattgattttttacaacaatctcaatttttgattaatcatgaatattcTAATTTTAGGTTCACATAACCAGGGACATTGTTGTCAAAATGGTGATCAATTTTGCAACTTAATtgctaaaaaaagaaaaacaaataaaaaatttaaaatattaaaaagtataagttaaaataaaaaattaaacttacttgatttctctttttattttttttatttttcaatattttaaattttcttttgct
This Amaranthus tricolor cultivar Red isolate AtriRed21 chromosome 13, ASM2621246v1, whole genome shotgun sequence DNA region includes the following protein-coding sequences:
- the LOC130797931 gene encoding uncharacterized protein LOC130797931, which codes for MAASTPTAPTINLEREKPLHEELALPILLTDRIIKSVGEAESSRTECAEIARQVEELSQKLRAAVRLTSNSSLIYDRPIRRITADVTKNLERALTLVRKCKHSGLLRHVFLTITSSAADFKKVSNLLQSSIADFRWLLSIYNDDEGGANYALPPIVNNDPIFAWVWSSIASLQTNRQLKDRIDSANSLCSLASDKRFRKVIVEEGAVPPLLKLLKDGGGSIEGQIAAATALLWLVDEKEWTRIVSLEGGVPIMVQVLSEACMSVQVVVAELVAKVAEIDSLAREEFGKDNVLKPLISCLIVDVDMEEYKRFHGSGGKTSIHSIVQKELAAKNHVNYSNHAGNSYHKVHSSSSLNYSRKDRVNESPDVKLKLKTKCALALWRLCEGSVTNSQKVAEPKGLFCLSKIIETERGELQYNCLMTIMEVAKVAEANADLRKVAWKPSSPPAKAVLDQLLRVIKEESNKDFQIPAIRAIGCLARIFAAKETGIVSSIVSQLGNKDISVATEAAVALAKFACPDNHNCVAHSKTIIEFNGVPPLMKLLSASDPARKHGLVLLCYLSTHVGNSKELADARALRTLESAVRSGMAQNADMRDIFSRAVHCLMLFQDGNLSHNNALAMV